A genomic region of Mycobacterium sp. Aquia_213 contains the following coding sequences:
- a CDS encoding amidohydrolase family protein, with amino-acid sequence MRYIALEEAFFIPELAERQPTTQHQQLQKRMAPEYAQRCGLRLPDLGEHRLAEMDDAGIDIQVLSLTSPGLQVDIDAERARDNARFANDHLAKAISENPDRFRGFAALPLQDPAAAVAELERAVTQDGFCGALVNDCITGPGGRYLDAPEYDELWAALESLGVPLYLHPGAPPADHWQVIEGRPELYGATWSWAAEVSGHALRILFSGVFDRHPAATMILGHMGEFLPFQRSRIDSRFASTSLGATSTLRRAPSAYLGTNIVFTNSGVFSPAVMLGAVLEVGADALMFSIDYPYESSYDAVRGFEQTTLSAVDREKIAHGNAERLLGIS; translated from the coding sequence ATGCGGTACATCGCCCTAGAGGAAGCGTTTTTCATCCCCGAGCTGGCCGAGCGCCAGCCCACCACCCAGCATCAGCAGCTGCAGAAGCGCATGGCGCCGGAATACGCCCAGCGCTGCGGACTCCGGCTCCCCGACCTCGGCGAACACCGGCTGGCGGAGATGGACGACGCCGGCATCGACATTCAGGTGCTTTCCCTGACGTCACCCGGTCTGCAGGTCGACATCGACGCCGAACGGGCCCGCGACAATGCCCGCTTCGCCAACGACCACCTGGCGAAGGCCATCAGTGAAAATCCGGATCGATTCCGCGGGTTCGCGGCGTTGCCCCTGCAGGATCCCGCCGCCGCGGTGGCCGAACTGGAACGCGCCGTCACCCAGGACGGCTTTTGTGGCGCCCTGGTCAACGACTGCATCACCGGACCCGGCGGCCGCTACCTGGATGCGCCCGAATACGACGAGCTGTGGGCAGCGCTGGAATCCCTTGGCGTGCCACTGTATTTGCACCCCGGCGCACCGCCGGCCGACCACTGGCAGGTCATCGAGGGGCGACCCGAGCTGTACGGCGCCACCTGGAGCTGGGCCGCCGAGGTCAGCGGGCATGCACTGCGAATCCTGTTCAGTGGCGTGTTCGACCGGCATCCGGCGGCGACGATGATTCTGGGTCATATGGGCGAGTTCCTGCCGTTCCAGCGCAGCCGAATCGACTCTCGATTCGCGTCGACGTCCCTAGGGGCGACCAGCACGCTTCGGCGGGCGCCGTCGGCCTACCTCGGCACCAACATCGTCTTCACCAACAGCGGGGTGTTTTCACCGGCGGTGATGCTGGGAGCCGTGCTGGAGGTCGGCGCCGACGCGCTGATGTTCTCCATCGATTACCCCTACGAGTCCTCCTACGACGCGGTCCGGGGATTCGAGCAGACGACGCTGTCCGCCGTCGACCGGGA